The genomic stretch GGTACAAAACTAACAGGGAAGTGGCATCATAATCATTACACCATCGTAAAGCAACTAGGCATAGGTGCAACCGGAGTTGTCTATTTGGTTCACTCGCCAAATGGAGAAATGGCAGCGTTAAAGTTAAGCTTTGATAACAACTCTGTAACGGCTGAGGTAAATGTATTACGTAACTTCTCAAAGGTCCATGGCAAGTCTGTTGGACCTTTCTTATTCGATGTAGACGACTGGATTTATCGTAATCAAGCACTCTCTTTTTATGTAATGGAATATGTAAAGGGAACATCGTTAAAAGCTTTCATTGCGAAAAGAGGCAAGGAATGGGTAAATGTACTGGCCATACAGCTATTAGGCGACTTACATGAACTACACAAGGAAGGATGGGTCTTTGGAGACTTAAAGCCTGAGAACTTGGTTGTAAGTGACCAGCCTGTCAAGGTTCGTTTAATCGATGTAGGTGGAACGACAATGCAAGGGAGAGCTATCAAAGAGTTTACAGATTACTATGATCGAGCATATTGGGGGTTTGGCTCTCGAAAAGCTGAGCCAACATATGACTTGTTTGCTATGGCCATGATTATAATCGAATTATTAATCGGCGAACGTTTAAATAAAACCGATAAACCTAATGAACAACTAAAGAAATTATTAAAAACACATAACGCTCTGTTAGCACATCGTTCTACTTTGTATAAAGCGGTTCATGGCAACTATCGTACAGCTCATGAGATGAAGCAAGATCTGATTGAAGGAACCAAGGGCGGTGAATCAGTTACATCTGTAGGTAATCAAAAGGTTCGTCAGCATAGTCCAAAGCGTGTTAAAGTAAAGAAGAAGCGTACACATTTCCTAGAAACTGTTTTATTAGGAGCATCCGTCATGTTTATGTATTTGTTATATCTTTTCATTCAAGTACTATAAATGTGAAACTTTTTAATGGAATATCCGTAAAATGAGAAGGGAATAGTGGTAACTAGTCTTAATCACGTAAGGATGAACAGGATAATGGAAAGGGAAACAACAGAATTTATTGATAAACATAACCTTTTACCAACTAATGCAACGGTCTTAGTTGGTGTTTCTGGAGGTCCAGACTCCTTAGCATTGCTTCATTTTTTACATAAGGAGCAGATGCACAGAAATTTACACCTAGTGGCGCTGCACGTTGACCATATGTTTCGAGGAGAAGAGTCTAGACGTGACTTAGAATACGTGCAAGCTTATTGCAGAGATGCAGGTATTACTTTTGAAGGTGTTAGTATCGATGTAACAGCTTATCAAAAAAAGAACAAAGTATCTGCTCAAGTAGCAGCTAGAGAATGTCGATATACGTTCTTTGAAGAAATGATGAATAAGTACGGTGCAGAGGTACTAGCTTTAGCTCATCACGGAGATGATCAAGTAGAAACCATACTTATGAGGTTAGCGCGAGGTAGTACGATGAAAGGGTATGGAGGTATGGAGGTAAAGCGTCCTTATGCCACAGGGTCTCTCGTTCGCCCTTTTTTATCTGTTACAAAAGAACAAATTTTATTATATTGCAGGAAATTTAACTTAAATCCTAGAATAGACCCTACTAACGAGAAGGATACATATACTCGTAATCGCATTAGGCAATATATATTACCTTTTTTAAAGGATGAATATCACGATATACATGAAAAATTTCAGGCTTTTAGTGAAAACTTATATGAAGATCAAGTCTATTTAGAGGAATTAACAACACAAGAAATGAATAAGGTAATTAAACAGCAAAGACAAGGGTATCTTTTAATGAGTCGAGGGTCTTTCCTTAATATAAGCAAACCTTTACAAAGGCGTGGGATTCAACTAATATTAAACTATCTCTATAAAAAAATCCCTTCAGATCTTTCCTCAGTTCATATTAATAATTTATTGAGGTTTTTAGAAGCTGATAAACCTTCTGGTGTGCTTCACTTTCCAAATAAGCTGACAATTTCTCGTTCGTATGACGACTGTATGTTCACTTTTGAATTTACGCAGTCTATTCCAGCATATGAATATGATATTCCCATTCCAGGGGTTATTCAGCTGCCGAATGGTCATTCCCTTACTGCTAGCATACATAATGGAGAATATGATAAGCAAGACGCTGACATCTTTTTAGTAGATGATAGTAAGGTTAGGTTTCCGATTCGGGTTCGAACGCGAAAACCAGGAGATAAAATTCAATTAAAAGGCATGAAGGGGCATAAAAAGGTAAAGGATATCTTTATTGATGAAAAAGTGCCTTTAGAGAAAAGAAATGCGTGGCCTATTGTAGAAGATAGTAATGGTACAATTTTATGGCTGCCAAAATTAAAAAAATCTGCTTATGAATTACACACTCATAAGTTAAGATATGTTATTTTATACTATAAGTAGGGAAAACTTCTAGGAGGCAAGCAAGGAATGAAGCATGATATTAAAGAAATTCTAATTTCAGAGGAAGAAATACAGGCAAAGGTAAAGGATTTAGGACAACTACTCACTGAAGAGTATCAAGATCGCTTTCCTTTAGTAATTGGTGTATTAAAAGGTGCCATGCCTTTTATGTCTGACCTAATTAAACGCATCGATACATATTTAGAAATGGACTTTATGGATGTATCAAGCTATGGTAAAGAAATGGTTTCTTCTGGTGAAGTAAAAATCTTAAAGGATTTAGATACTTCTGTAGAAGGTCGAGACATCTTAATTTTAGAAGATATTATTGATAGTGGATTAACGCTAAGCTATTTAGTAGAGTTATTTAAGTATCGCAAAGCAAAATCAATTAGAATCGTAACACTATTAGACAAACCAACTGGGCGTAAAGCGGATATTAAAGCAGATTACGTTGGCTTTGAAGTTCCAGATGCTTTCGTAGTAGGGTATGGGTTAGATTATCAGGAAAAGTATCGTAACCTACCTTACATTGGCGTGCTAAAACCAGAAGTGTATAGTAACTAATCAGCATATTTGCAAATGCAATTTGTTGGATAGGATATAGGTTCTATGGTACTATTGAATACAGTATTTGTTTATCGTGGGAGGAGGTAAGAAATGAATCGGATCTTCCGTAATACCATCTTTTATTTACTTATATTTTTAGTCATTATTGGCGTGGTCAGTTTCTTCAGTGGTTCCAACCAAAAGACTGAAGCAATGCGATATGACACATTTGTAGGACACTTGGAAAGTGGAGATATTGAATCATTAACATTGAAGCCTGAACGTGGGGTTTATGTTGTACAAGGGAAATTAGAATCTTATAATGAGGATCAGAAATTCCAAACTTACATTGTAGATGGTGATCAAGCGTTAGAGCGTATTAATGCCGCTGCAAATAGTAAGGAAATTCAGGTAAAGGTTGACCCAGCAGATGAAACAAGTGGTTGGGTAACATTCTTTACATCAATTATACCTTTTGTCATTATCTTCATTCTCTTCTTCTTCTTACTAAACCAAGCTCAAGGTGGCGGTAGCCGTGTAATGAACTTTGGTAAAAGTAAAGCGAAGCTTTACAGTGAAGAAAAGAAGAAAGTTAAGTTCAAAGATGTTGCAGGTGCAGACGAAGAGAAGCAAGAACTTGTTGAGGTTGTAGAGTTCTTGAAAGACCCTCGTAAATTTGCCGACTTAGGGGCTCGAATTCCAAAAGGTGTGCTTCTTGTAGGCCCTCCAGGAACGGGTAAAACATTATTAGCGAGAGCTGTAGCTGGTGAAGCAGGCGTGCCTTTCTTCTCAATCAGTGGTTCAGACTTTGTTGAAATGTTTGTTGGTGTTGGTGCATCACGTGTGCGTGACTTGTTTGAAAACGCAAAGAAAAATGCACCTTGTATTATCTTCATCGATGAAATTGATGCTGTAGGTCGTCAACGTGGTGCTGGTCTAGGTGGAGGTCACGATGAACGTGAACAAACTCTAAACCAATTGCTTGTTGAAATGGATGGCTTTGGTGCTAATGAAGGAATCATTATCATTGCAGCAACAAACCGCCCTGATATTTTAGATCCAGCTTTATTACGTCCAGGACGTTTTGATCGTCAGATTACTGTAGATCGTCCAGATGTAAATGGTCGTGAAGCGGTATTAAAAGTACATGCCCGCAACAAACCTTTAGATGAAAATGTGAATCTAAATGCTATTGCGATGCGTACACCAGGTTTCTCAGGAGCCGACTTAGAAAACTTGTTAAACGAAGCTGCTTTAGTAGCTGCACGACAAGATAAGAAAAAAATTGATATGAGTGATATCGATGAAGCAACGGACCGCGTAATTGCGGGACCAGCTAAAAAGAGTCGCGTTATTTCTAAAAAAGAACGCAATATTGTCGCGTACCACGAAGCTGGTCACACAATTATTGGTGTTGTATTAGATGAAGCGGATATGGTACATAAAGTAACGATTGTTCCACGTGGGCAAGCAGGCGGTTATGCTGTAATGCTTCCGAAAGAAGATCGCTATTTCATGACAAAACCAGAGCTTTTAGATAAGATCGTTGGTTTATTAGGTGGACGTGTAGCTGAGGAATTAATCTTTGGCGAAGTAAGTACAGGTGCACATAATGACTTCCAACGTGCAACAAGTATCGCAAGACGTATGGTTACTGAATACGGTATGAGCGATAAGTTAGGTCCAATGCAGTTTGGTCAGTCACAAGGTGGCCAAGTGTTCTTAGGACGTGACATCCAAAATGAACAAAACTATAGTGACGCAATTGCTCATCAAATTGATTTAGAAATTCAACAGTTCATTAAAGATAGCTACGAGCGTGCAAGACAAATCCTAACTGAAAATCGTGATAAGTTAGAACTTGTTGCTCAAACGTTATTAAAAGTTGAAACATTAGATGCTGAGCAAATCAAGCACTTGGTTGATCATGGCACGCTTCCAGATCGTTCTCCAAAAAGCAGTGATGAAGATGTAAAAGTAAACATTCAATCAAAGCCAGATCAAGAAGAAGAGCCTAAAGAATAAAAAAGTAAGATGCTCCTATGAGCATCTTACTTTTTTTTTGTTTCTATATGAATATTAGTAAGAAAAAGGAAAAGCTTCTTTTACTGTACACCCCTTTTTCTTAGTTATGGTATGATGGTTTCAGTGTAAATATTGATTAAAGGCGAAGTGGTGATTAACATGATTTTTGTATTAGATGTTGGAAATACGAATACTGTATTAGGAGTATATGATGGTGATGAACTAAAATATCATTGGCGCATTGAAACGAGTCGTAATAAGACAGAAGATGAATACGGAATGACAATTAAGGCACTCCTTGAGCACGTTGGTTTATCTTTTAGAGATATTCATGGTATTATTATCTCCTCTGTAGTACCACCAATTATGTTTGCATTGGAACGTATGTGCCAAAAATATTTTCATTTAAAGCCGCTTATAGTAGGCCCTGGTATTAAAACAGGTTTAAATATTAAATATGAAAACCCAAGAGAGGTTGGAGCAGACCGTATCGTCAATGCAGTAGCAGGTATTAAGCTTTATGGCAGCCCACTAATTATTGTCGATTTTGGAACAGCAACAACTTACTGTTATATTGACGAAGATAAGCAGTATATGGGAGGAGCTATCGCACCTGGTATTAACATCTCTACGGAAGCGCTGTATTCTAGAGCATCTAAGCTTCCAAGAATTGAAATTGCTAGGCCGAATAGCATTGTAGGCAAAAATACAGTTTCTGCGATGCAAGCAGGAATTTTATATGGATATGTTGGGCAAGTTGAAGGTATTGTTACACGAATGAAAGAGCAATCAAACGTAAACCCTAAAGTAATTGCAACAGGTGGTTTAGCAACATTAATCGCAAAAGAGTCAGATATTATTGACATTGTAGATCCGTTTTTAACATTAAAAGGTCTACAGATTATCTATACGAAAAATATGGAATAAGAGGAGTTAGTATTATTATGAGTGACTACTTAGTCAAAGCTTTAGCATATAATAATCAAGTTCGTGCCTACGCTGTGAAAACAACGGAAGCAGTAGGCGAAGCGCAGCGTCGCCATTATACGTGGCCAACAGCTTCAGCAGCATTAGGTCGTACGATGAGTGCTGGTGTAATGATGGGCGCAATGTTAAAGGGAGAACAAAAGTTAACTATAAAGGTTGAAGGTGGAGGACCAATTGGCGCAATCTTGGTAGATAGCAATGCCAAAGGGGAAGTTCGTGGTTATGTTACAAACCCACAAACGCACTTTGACCTAAACAAACATGGTAAGCTAGATGTTGCTCGTGCAGTAGGTACGGGAGGTACGCTTAGCGTAGTAAAAGACGTTGGTATGAGAGATCAATTTAATGGTCAAGTACCGATTGTATCAGGTGAATTAGGAGAAGATTTTACCTATTATTTTGTAACATCTGAACAAGTTCCTTCATCAGTGGGTGTTGGTGTTTTAGTAAACCCAGATAATTCAATTTTAGCTGCAGGTGGTTTTATTATTCAGCTGTTACCAGGAACAGATGAAGCAACAATCTCAGCAATTGAACAGCGTTTAGAAACCATTGAACCAATCTCTAAACTTATCCAACGTGGATTAACACCAGAAGAGATTTTAGAAGAAGTTCTAGGAAAAGATAACCTGAAAATTCTTGAAACCATGCCTGTTCAATTCAAATGTCAATGTTCTAAAGAGCGCATTGGCAATGCAATTATCAGCTTAGGAAAAGATGAAATTCAATCAATGATTGATGAAGATGGCAAAGCTGAAGCACAGTGTCACTTCTGCAATGAAATGTATCACTTCCCTGCTGAAGAACTTAAAGAAATGAAAGAAGAAGCTATATAATCCTTTGAAAAAGACATCGCATACAGCCGGTGTCTTTTTCTTTTGAAGTTTGGTCTGAAAGTGATACAGTAAGGATATAATGGTCTAGAAAAATAGAAAAAAAAGTCATTGTCACAAAACAAAATGATTGACAATTTAGAAAATAACTGATAAATTTTATACAAATTCAATAAAATTACTCGGGATTAGGAGTGGAGATATGGCACGCGTAGCAAATTCAATTACGGAATTAATTGGTCAAACACCAATTGTTAAATTAAATCGTTTAGTTGAAGAAGATATGGCAGATGTATACTTAAAGTTAGAGTTTATGAACCCAGGAAGCAGCGTGAAAGATCGTATTGCGTTAGCAATGATTGAAGATGCGGAAGCTAAAGGTGTTTTAAAGCCTGGCGACACAATTATTGAACCTACAAGCGGTAACACAGGTATCGGTTTAGCGATGGTTGCAGCAGCAAAAGGATACCGTGCGATTTTAACAATGCCTGAAACAATGAGTATTGAACGTCGTAACCTACTTCGTGCATATGGAGCGGAGTTAGTCTTAACACCAGGACCTGAAGGAATGAAAGGAGCTGTTAATAAGGCTTCTGAATTAGCGAAAGAACATGGTTATTTTATTCCTCAACAGTTCCAAAATGAAGCAAACCCTGAAGTGCACCGTAAAACAACAGGTAAAGAAATCGTTGAACAATTTGGTGACCAACTTGATGCTTTTGTAGCTGGGATTGGAACAGGGGGAACGATTACAGGTGCTGGAGAAGTATTGAAAGAAGCTTACCCAGAGATCAAACTTTATGCTGTAGAACCAGCAGACTCACCAATTTTAAGTGGTGGTCAGCCAGGGCCTCATAAAATTCAAGGAATTGGTGCTAACTTTATACCAGGTGTGTTAAATACAGACCTATATGACCATATCATTCCTGTGAAAAATGAAGAAGCATTTGACTATGCTCGAAAAGTAGCTAAAACTGAAGGTGTATTAGTCGGAATTTCTTCAGGTGCAGCAATTTTTGCAGCATTAAAAGTAGCAAAAGAATTAGGAAAAGGTAAGAAAGTGTTAGCCATTATTCCAAGTAATGGTGAGCGCTATTTAAGCACACCATTATTCCAATTTGAGGAGCAAACACAAGGTCAGTCTTGATAAGCTACGATAAATCGTTTTTATTTAGCTACCCCTTTAAGCCACAGTAATTTTGTGGCTTAAAGGGGTAGTTTTTTTCATCTAGTGAATAACTTTCAAAAATCATGTAAAATAAAGATAGGTGATTCATTTTAGGAGAGTGAGCAAATGCAGCAACGAATGACATGGGGTGAATCGATTTCGATTCCGAAGGATAAATGGTTTAGTAAGTATCAAGAATTATCTGTAGATGAGCCGCATCACATATTGTTGGAGAGTGGGCGAGGCGGTAACTTTCATATTATGGGCCTTAACCCTATCGCTATTCTACGAGGAGAGTCTAACGAGCTTCATATTATAGAGCAAGAAAGACGAAGTGTTGAAAAGGGTAATCCACTGCACTTGATGCGTAAATGGATGAAGAAGTACCAAACATCTCAACGTAAAGAACTGCCTCCATTTCAAGGTGGGGCCATTGGTTATATCAGCTATGATTACGTGAGGTACGTAGAACATGTACCAACAATAGCAGATGATCCGTTAAAGATGCCTGATATTTATTTTTTAATTTTTGATGATGTCTTTGTATATGACCACCATAAAGAAGAGCTATGGATAATAGTGAACCACACAGATGAAGAACATGCTAAAGCTCGTTTAACTTCATATAAAAATCAATGGTTGGCTAAAACAAATTATACCCCTGCTTATGAAAAGGTGGAGAGCGTTAATACGCAAACAACTTTGTCAATGTCAGAGGAAGAGTTTGGTGTGGCTGTTGAAAAGATAAAAGAATACATTGGACAAGGTGATGTATTTCAAGTTAACTTATCTGTAAGACAGTCACAGCCTCTTAATACACATCCAATGCATATTTACGAACAGGTCCGAAAGATTAATCCTTCTCCATACATGTCGTATATGCAAACGGATGAGTTTCATTTAGTGAGCTGCTCACCAGAGTTGTTAGTTAAAAAGTCGGGAGTTGAGCTCAGCACGAGGCCAATCGCAGGAACAAGGTCTAGAGGAAAGACAAATGAAGAAGACAATGCACTGGCTAAAGAGTTAATTGAAAATGAAAAAGAGCGTGCTGAGCACGTGATGCTCGTTGATTTAGAGAGAAATGACTTAGGTAGAGTAAGTAAGTATGGGACTGTTTGTGTAGATGAATTTATGGTGATTGAAAAATACTCCCATGTTATGCACATCGTATCAAATGTCAAAGGTGAAATTGCTGAGAATAAAGATTTTGTAGATGTAGTAGACGCCGTATTTCCAGGAGGAACCATTACAGGTGCACCAAAGGTTCGTACAATGGAAATTATTGAAGAACTAGAGCCTGTTCGAAGAGGTATCTATACGGGATCAATTGGTTGGATAGGCTATAATGGTGAGATGGAAATTAACATCGCAATTCGCACAATGGTCGTCCAAGATAGTCAAGTACATGTACAAGCGGGAGCTGGTGTTGTTATTGACTCGAACCCTAAATATGAGTACAAAGAGTCTTTAAAAAAGGCTATGGCTTTGTGGAAAGCAAAAGAGCAGAGTGAAAAAGAGCTGAGTGGAGGATGAGAACAGATGATTTTAATGATTGATAACTACGATTCATTTACATTTAATTTAGTACAGTATTTAGGTGAGCTAGGTCATGAGTTAGTGGTCAAGCGTAATGATGAAATTACAATTGAGGAGATTGAAAATCTTAACCCTGACTTTTTAATGATTTCTCCAGGACCATGTAGTCCCAACGAAGCGGGTATTAGCTTGGAAGCAATTAAATATTTTGCTGGTAAAATTCCGATTTTTGGGGTTTGTCTTGGACATCAGTCCATTGGTCAAGCGTTTGGTGGAAATGTTATTAGAGCTGATAAACTTATGCATGGTAAAACGTCCGAAATGCACCATGATGGAAAAACAATCTTTGAAGGGTTGGATAATCCTTTTACAGCTACTCGCTATCACTCTTTAATTGTAGAGACCGAATCGCTACCTGACTGCTTTGAGGTGTCAGCATGGACAGATGAAAATGAGATTATGGCTATTCGTCATAAAACTATGCCAATTGAGGGTGTCCAATTTCACCCTGAATCCATTATGACTTCATATGGTCGAGAAATGCTGGGGAATTTTATTAATACGTATCAAAAAAAGGGCGTGTAACCTTTGTACATTTATGTAAATGGAGAGATCTTAGAAAGAAGCAAAGCAACTATTTCTCCTTTTGACCATGGTTATATGTATGGCCTAGGTTTATTTGAAACGATGAGAATCTATAATGGTCATCCATTTTTATTAGATGATCATCTGAGTCGATTACAAAGCGGCTTATCGCTTTTAAATATTGAATGGACATATTCAAAGGAAGATGTACTTACAATTCTTAACGAGTTGCTGCAAAAGAATAATCTTCAAAATGCGTATGTTCGTCTAAACGTATCTGCAGGTGTAGGTGAAATTGGACTACAGGTAGAAGCATACACTCACCCATCGTTCATTGTTTATGTAAAGCCTATGCCTGATAAGAAAACCCCTCTTGTAAAAGAGGGGGTTATTCTTGAAACAAAAAGAAATACACCTGAAAGTAATGAACGTCTGAAATCCCATCATTATTTAAATAATATCTTAGCCAAAAGGGAAGTTGGAAACGATATGAATAAGGAAGGGATTTTCTTAACAAAGGAAGGGTTCTTAGCTGAAGGTATTGTTTCAAACCTTTTCTTTGTGAAAGGTAAAACCGTCTTTACTCCTGCTATTGAAACGGGAATATTAAATGGTATTACTCGCCAATTTATATGTAAGCTTTTGAGCGCCAAAGGGATTTTTGTTAAAGAAGGATTCTTTACATTATCAGAGCTTTTGGAGAGCGAAGAAATCTTTATGACAAATTCAATTCAAGAAATTTTTGCTATCCATAAAGTTGGGGAAAAAGAGTTTAAAACCGGTGAACAAACGCTAACCTATACATTACAGCGACAATATGAGAAGTATACTTCTTATTTATGGAGTAAAGAAGATGTACGAAAGGAAGTCTTAGATGACAAAAACGGTAGTAAATGGTCAATTTATTGATTGTGGTTCCCATAAGTTAGATTATTCTACAAAGACGTTAATCATGGGAATTTTAAACGTAACCCCAGACTCGTTTTCAGATGGTGGTTCATTTAATCATATCGATAAAGCAGTTGAGCATGCTAAACAAATGGTCATAGATGGTGCAGACCTTATTGATATTGGTGGTGAATCAACACGTCCAGGAAGCGACAAAGTAAGTATGGAAGAAGAATTAAAGCGTACGATTCCTGTTATTAAAGATTTATCTCGGAACCTAGACGTTCCTATCTCTATTGATACGTATAAGTCTCAGGTAGCAAAGCAAGCAATTGAAGCAGGTGCACATATTATCAATGACGTATGGGGAGCTAAGGCAGATCCACAAATGGCAGAAGTAGCTGCTCATTATAATGTACCTATTATCCTCATGCATAATAGAGACAATAAAAATTACCAAAACCTCATTCCAGATATGATTGGGGATTTGTATGAAAGCATAAAAATCGTTAAAAATGCTGGTGTAAAAGATGAGAACATTATCTTAGACCCAGGGGTTGGATTTGCTAAGACGGTAGAGCAAAATATTGAAGTTATTCAAAATATGGATAAGTTTACAGCACTAGGTTACCCTGTTTTGTTGGCTACATCTCGAAAGTCAACAATTGGACATGTTCTTAATCTACCTCCAAAAGAACGTGTGGAAGGAACTGCTGCCACTATTGGAATGGGTATTTCCAAAGGTATTCATATGACAAGAGTACATGATGTGAAAGAGATCGCTCGCTTCACAAAGATGATGGATGTTCTAGTTGGTAAAGGGGTAATAGAGCATGGATAAAATTCATGTAAACAATATGCGCTTTTATGGTTATCACGGCGTTTTTTCTGAAGAAAATAAGTTAGGTCAACGTTTTAATGTAGACTTAACTGTAGAATTAGATTTGAAAAAAGCTGGTCAAGAGGATGATTTAGAGGCAACTGTAAGCTACGCAGAGCTTTACGAAGTATGTAAAAATATTGTAGAGAAAGAAACGTTTAAGCTAGTTGAAACGATTGCTGAGACTATTGCGACAACAGTTTTATTCTCTTACCACCTGATTCAAAGTTGTACCGTAAAAGTATATAAGCCCGACCCTCCGATTCAAGGTCATTATGATTCGGTTGCCGTCGAAATTACAAGGAGCCGCTAATGAACAATAGAGCTTTTATAGCCCTAGGGTCTAATATTAAAAGCCGCAGTAACTATTTAAAGCAAGCTGTCCAATCACTAAACAGTCATGAAGGTATTTTATTAGAAAATCTTTCTTCAGTATACGAGACAGATCCGGTTGGCTACACTAACCAAAGTGCTTTCTTAAATATGGTAGCCGAAATTAAAACAGAACTTCCTCCCTTAGGGTTACTAGATGTTTTGCAGGAGATTGAGCTACAGCAAAATCGAAAAAGAGAGGTTGTATGGGGACCACGAACGTTAGACTTGGATATTCTTCTCTACAATGAAGAGGTTATACATAGTTCTAGGCTTATCGTTCCTCATCCTCGAATGACAGAAAGAGCATTTGTAATGGTCCCTCTATCAGAAATTGCTAGTGACTTTATTATGCCTACTGAAGATATACCTACATTATACTTAGCGAAACGATTAGCTGCAGAACAAGGGATTAAATTAATTGGTGACTTACATGACGTGACGATTCCATAAAAACGTTTTTTGTTTTTAAGAGCCAGGAGGTTTACTTGCTTTTCTTAGTTCGTTACAATAAGAAATTGATAACCAAACATTATTTAGAATTCGTTAAGGCCGAAAGTGCGTAAGGGAAAGAAGTAATATAACTACGCGTTAAGGCAGTTGTGTTACTATATTAAGTTGTTTTAGCTTGAGACAAGAAAATACTGTAAGTCTAAAGCGATTTGACATAGAGAAACGACTGAATTTATAATAATTTTAAAGAAACGTAGGAATTGCCAGTGGAAAAGCTGGCCTTTTTTCTGTTTTAGAAAATTTATTAATACGATGGAGATGAGCACATAATGAATCATGAAGAATTAAATGATCAACTTCTCGTTCGTCGTGAAAAAATGAACAACCTTCGAGAACAAGGTATGGATCCATTTGGGAAACGCTTCGAACGTACACATACATCACAAGAGATCGTTAACGCATACGAAGAACTAACGAAAGAAGCTTTAGAGGAAAACGAAGTTTCAGTTTTATTAGCAGGACGTATTATGACAAAGCGCGGAAAAGGAAAAGCAGGCT from Bacillus sp. 1780r2a1 encodes the following:
- a CDS encoding anthranilate synthase component I family protein encodes the protein MQQRMTWGESISIPKDKWFSKYQELSVDEPHHILLESGRGGNFHIMGLNPIAILRGESNELHIIEQERRSVEKGNPLHLMRKWMKKYQTSQRKELPPFQGGAIGYISYDYVRYVEHVPTIADDPLKMPDIYFLIFDDVFVYDHHKEELWIIVNHTDEEHAKARLTSYKNQWLAKTNYTPAYEKVESVNTQTTLSMSEEEFGVAVEKIKEYIGQGDVFQVNLSVRQSQPLNTHPMHIYEQVRKINPSPYMSYMQTDEFHLVSCSPELLVKKSGVELSTRPIAGTRSRGKTNEEDNALAKELIENEKERAEHVMLVDLERNDLGRVSKYGTVCVDEFMVIEKYSHVMHIVSNVKGEIAENKDFVDVVDAVFPGGTITGAPKVRTMEIIEELEPVRRGIYTGSIGWIGYNGEMEINIAIRTMVVQDSQVHVQAGAGVVIDSNPKYEYKESLKKAMALWKAKEQSEKELSGG
- the pabA gene encoding aminodeoxychorismate/anthranilate synthase component II; the encoded protein is MILMIDNYDSFTFNLVQYLGELGHELVVKRNDEITIEEIENLNPDFLMISPGPCSPNEAGISLEAIKYFAGKIPIFGVCLGHQSIGQAFGGNVIRADKLMHGKTSEMHHDGKTIFEGLDNPFTATRYHSLIVETESLPDCFEVSAWTDENEIMAIRHKTMPIEGVQFHPESIMTSYGREMLGNFINTYQKKGV
- the pabC gene encoding aminodeoxychorismate lyase, whose translation is MYIYVNGEILERSKATISPFDHGYMYGLGLFETMRIYNGHPFLLDDHLSRLQSGLSLLNIEWTYSKEDVLTILNELLQKNNLQNAYVRLNVSAGVGEIGLQVEAYTHPSFIVYVKPMPDKKTPLVKEGVILETKRNTPESNERLKSHHYLNNILAKREVGNDMNKEGIFLTKEGFLAEGIVSNLFFVKGKTVFTPAIETGILNGITRQFICKLLSAKGIFVKEGFFTLSELLESEEIFMTNSIQEIFAIHKVGEKEFKTGEQTLTYTLQRQYEKYTSYLWSKEDVRKEVLDDKNGSKWSIY
- the folP gene encoding dihydropteroate synthase, whose translation is MTKTVVNGQFIDCGSHKLDYSTKTLIMGILNVTPDSFSDGGSFNHIDKAVEHAKQMVIDGADLIDIGGESTRPGSDKVSMEEELKRTIPVIKDLSRNLDVPISIDTYKSQVAKQAIEAGAHIINDVWGAKADPQMAEVAAHYNVPIILMHNRDNKNYQNLIPDMIGDLYESIKIVKNAGVKDENIILDPGVGFAKTVEQNIEVIQNMDKFTALGYPVLLATSRKSTIGHVLNLPPKERVEGTAATIGMGISKGIHMTRVHDVKEIARFTKMMDVLVGKGVIEHG
- the folB gene encoding dihydroneopterin aldolase; this translates as MDKIHVNNMRFYGYHGVFSEENKLGQRFNVDLTVELDLKKAGQEDDLEATVSYAELYEVCKNIVEKETFKLVETIAETIATTVLFSYHLIQSCTVKVYKPDPPIQGHYDSVAVEITRSR
- the folK gene encoding 2-amino-4-hydroxy-6-hydroxymethyldihydropteridine diphosphokinase: MNNRAFIALGSNIKSRSNYLKQAVQSLNSHEGILLENLSSVYETDPVGYTNQSAFLNMVAEIKTELPPLGLLDVLQEIELQQNRKREVVWGPRTLDLDILLYNEEVIHSSRLIVPHPRMTERAFVMVPLSEIASDFIMPTEDIPTLYLAKRLAAEQGIKLIGDLHDVTIP